A genomic region of Bradyrhizobium sp. ORS 278 contains the following coding sequences:
- a CDS encoding DMT family transporter, translated as MPTTLQDKPSAARKRAPARADRPFRGIALILLSTVFLGTSDVTAKYLSKTLPSIEITWIRFVVFALIMVPAMIPGSPLFAMRTERVPLHLLRGIALLGSSIMFISGLRYLPIAEASATGFVAPLFVTALSIIFLHEKVGLRRWIATAVGLFGVLIILRPGTGAFHLAALFPIASAFAWACTLIMTRMMSGREHAITIMTYSSIAGVCLLSAMVPFVWTTPSWQDIGFGVLVGVASTMGQWIVVLAFRYADASVLAPFSYTQLLWVSILGFLVFGELPDVWTIVGAAFIVSSGLYTAHRERVRRSQLLQVAGESSPNP; from the coding sequence GTGCCGACGACACTTCAGGACAAGCCGAGTGCGGCGCGCAAGCGTGCGCCGGCGCGGGCCGACCGCCCGTTCCGCGGCATCGCGCTGATCCTGCTGTCGACCGTGTTCCTCGGAACCTCGGACGTCACGGCGAAATATCTCTCCAAGACCTTGCCCTCCATCGAGATCACCTGGATCCGCTTCGTGGTGTTCGCGCTGATCATGGTGCCCGCGATGATCCCGGGCTCGCCGCTGTTTGCGATGCGCACCGAGCGCGTACCGCTGCATCTGCTGCGCGGCATCGCGCTGCTGGGCTCCTCGATCATGTTCATCTCCGGTTTACGCTATCTGCCGATTGCAGAGGCCTCCGCCACCGGCTTCGTCGCGCCGCTGTTCGTGACCGCGCTGTCGATCATCTTCCTTCACGAGAAGGTCGGCCTGCGCCGCTGGATCGCGACCGCCGTCGGCCTGTTCGGCGTGCTGATCATCCTGCGCCCGGGCACCGGCGCGTTCCATCTCGCCGCGCTGTTTCCGATCGCCTCGGCGTTTGCCTGGGCCTGCACCCTGATCATGACGCGCATGATGAGCGGCCGCGAGCACGCCATCACCATCATGACCTATTCGTCGATCGCCGGCGTCTGCCTGCTGTCGGCGATGGTGCCGTTCGTCTGGACCACGCCGTCCTGGCAGGACATCGGCTTCGGCGTGCTGGTCGGCGTCGCCTCGACCATGGGGCAGTGGATCGTCGTGCTCGCCTTCCGCTATGCCGACGCCTCGGTGCTGGCGCCGTTCTCCTACACTCAGCTGCTGTGGGTCAGCATCCTCGGCTTCCTGGTGTTCGGCGAGTTGCCCGACGTCTGGACCATCGTCGGCGCCGCCTTCATCGTCTCCAGCGGCCTCTACACCGCCCACCGCGAGCGCGTCCGCCGCTCGCAATTGCTGCAGGTCGCCGGCGAGAGCTCGCCGAATCCGTAG
- a CDS encoding transketolase, protein MARPPASTPSASSDRLAILNALTRKALWLSSWTIHHANHIRPNIDGLKVGGHQASSASLATIMSALYFSVLRPEDRVAVKPHASPVFHAIQYLFGRQTKEKLENFRGFKGAQSYPSRTKDVDDVDFSTGSVGLGVAQTLFSSLVQDYVKTHGWMKDRREGRMIALVGDAEMDEGNIFEALAEGWKHGLRNTWWIVDYNRQSLDAVVREGLWEKFETMFRNFGWDVVIVKYGRLMREAFAEPGGESLRRWIDNCPNALYAALCFQGGAAFRKHIQDEIGDQGDVTRLLDNRSDDELLALMSNLGGHDMASMLEAFEQIDHDRPVCFIAYTIKGVGLPFQGHKDNHAGLMTVAQMEKWRAEQNIRPGHEWDKFEGLTQDPATLEAFLASVPFNRDGRRLDDAVLDVPERLTFTAAAQMSTQQGFGLILNDLARSDIAMASRIVTSSPDVTVSTNLGAWVNRRGLFAHAEKADLFRSEKIPSTFNWAASPKGQHIELGIAEMNLFIMASALGLSHSINGARLLPIVTLYDPFIERGLDALNYACYQDARFMVVATPSGVTLAPEGGAHQSIATPLIGMAQDGLSSFEPAFVDELAAIMKWGFGHMQAAPGEGGSVYLRLSTRTVDQPQRIMTPELEADIAAGAYWLRKPGPNAEVIIAYTGALAPEAIEATGLIGESRRDVGLLAVTSADRLHAGWTAARSLRRHRRGVQHLSHIEQLLAPLPRDCGIVTVIDGHPAALGWLGSVRGHRVEALGVEKFGQTGTIDDLYRHNGMDANAIIDAAESLTGAPVRHRKMAV, encoded by the coding sequence ATGGCCAGGCCACCCGCATCAACGCCATCCGCATCGTCAGACCGTCTCGCTATCCTGAACGCGCTGACCCGCAAGGCCCTGTGGCTGTCGTCTTGGACGATTCATCACGCCAACCACATCCGGCCGAACATCGACGGCCTCAAGGTCGGCGGCCACCAGGCGTCCTCCGCGTCGCTCGCGACCATCATGTCGGCGCTTTACTTCTCGGTGCTGCGCCCAGAGGATCGCGTCGCGGTGAAGCCGCATGCGAGCCCGGTCTTCCATGCCATCCAATATCTGTTCGGACGGCAGACCAAGGAGAAGCTGGAGAATTTCCGCGGCTTCAAGGGCGCGCAGTCCTATCCGTCGCGCACCAAGGACGTCGACGATGTCGACTTCTCGACCGGCTCGGTCGGCCTCGGCGTCGCGCAGACGCTGTTCTCCTCGCTGGTGCAGGACTACGTCAAGACGCATGGCTGGATGAAGGATCGCCGCGAGGGTCGCATGATCGCGCTGGTCGGCGACGCCGAGATGGACGAAGGCAACATCTTCGAGGCGCTGGCCGAGGGCTGGAAGCACGGCCTGCGCAACACCTGGTGGATCGTCGACTACAACCGCCAGAGCCTGGATGCCGTGGTGCGCGAGGGGCTGTGGGAGAAGTTCGAGACCATGTTCCGCAACTTCGGCTGGGACGTGGTGATCGTGAAATACGGCCGGCTGATGCGCGAGGCCTTTGCCGAGCCCGGCGGCGAGTCGCTCAGGCGCTGGATCGACAACTGCCCGAACGCGCTGTACGCGGCGCTGTGCTTTCAGGGCGGGGCGGCGTTCCGCAAGCACATCCAGGACGAGATCGGCGACCAGGGCGACGTGACCCGGCTCCTCGATAATCGCAGCGACGACGAGCTGCTGGCGCTGATGAGCAATCTCGGCGGCCACGACATGGCGAGCATGCTGGAGGCGTTCGAACAGATCGACCACGATCGCCCCGTCTGCTTCATCGCCTACACGATCAAGGGCGTCGGCCTGCCGTTCCAGGGCCACAAGGACAACCACGCCGGGCTGATGACGGTCGCGCAGATGGAGAAATGGCGCGCCGAGCAGAACATCCGTCCGGGCCATGAGTGGGACAAGTTCGAAGGCCTGACGCAGGACCCGGCGACGCTTGAAGCGTTTCTGGCCTCCGTGCCGTTCAACCGCGACGGCCGCCGGCTCGACGACGCCGTGCTCGACGTACCGGAGCGGCTGACCTTCACCGCGGCCGCGCAGATGTCGACGCAGCAGGGCTTCGGCTTGATCCTTAACGATCTCGCCCGCAGCGACATCGCGATGGCGTCGCGGATCGTGACCTCGTCGCCCGACGTCACCGTCTCGACCAATCTGGGCGCGTGGGTCAACCGGCGCGGCCTGTTCGCGCATGCCGAGAAGGCCGACCTGTTCCGCAGCGAGAAGATCCCCTCGACCTTCAACTGGGCGGCCTCGCCCAAGGGGCAGCACATCGAGCTCGGCATCGCCGAGATGAATCTGTTCATCATGGCCTCGGCGCTCGGCCTGTCGCACTCCATCAACGGCGCGCGGCTGCTGCCGATCGTCACGCTGTACGATCCGTTCATCGAGCGCGGCCTCGATGCGCTGAACTACGCCTGCTATCAGGACGCGCGCTTCATGGTCGTCGCGACCCCGTCGGGCGTCACGCTGGCGCCGGAGGGCGGCGCGCACCAGTCGATCGCGACGCCACTGATCGGCATGGCGCAGGACGGCTTGTCCTCGTTCGAGCCGGCCTTCGTCGACGAGCTCGCGGCGATCATGAAATGGGGCTTTGGCCACATGCAGGCCGCGCCGGGCGAGGGCGGCTCGGTCTATTTGCGGCTATCGACGCGCACCGTCGACCAGCCGCAGCGGATCATGACGCCGGAGCTGGAGGCCGACATCGCCGCCGGCGCCTATTGGCTGCGCAAGCCGGGGCCGAATGCAGAAGTGATCATTGCCTATACCGGCGCGCTCGCGCCTGAGGCGATCGAGGCGACCGGATTAATCGGCGAATCCCGCCGCGACGTCGGCCTGCTCGCCGTCACCTCGGCGGACCGGCTGCATGCCGGATGGACGGCGGCGCGCAGCCTGCGCAGGCATCGCCGCGGCGTGCAGCATCTCAGCCATATCGAGCAATTGCTGGCGCCGCTGCCGCGCGACTGCGGAATCGTCACCGTCATCGACGGCCATCCGGCGGCGCTCGGCTGGCTAGGCTCGGTGCGCGGCCATCGCGTCGAGGCGCTGGGGGTCGAGAAGTTCGGTCAGACCGGCACGATCGACGATCTCTACCGTCATAACGGCATGGACGCGAATGCCATCATCGACGCGGCCGAGAGCCTGACCGGCGCGCCGGTGCGGCACCGCAAGATGGCGGTGTGA
- a CDS encoding aldo/keto reductase has protein sequence MKHKTFGTGGAGVSVIGQGTWYLDHADRKRAITTLQRGLDRGMTHIDTAEMYGDAELVIADAITGRRDEVFLVSKVLPSNASRKGTITACERSLKRLRTDRLDCYLLHWPGSHPLEETVAAFEELKAAGKIASWGVSNFDVDDLDDLDELLDVAGRGKIACNQVLYHLQERAIEHAVIPWCGQHGVAVVAYSPFGHDDFPERRSTGGEVLQRIAEQHHATPHQIALAFLTRASSLLAIPKASRPEHAEENAAAGEIELTAADIAAIDRAFPRGPKPRGLPML, from the coding sequence ATGAAGCACAAGACATTCGGAACCGGCGGCGCCGGCGTGTCCGTCATCGGGCAGGGCACCTGGTATCTCGACCACGCCGACCGCAAGCGCGCCATCACGACGTTGCAGCGCGGCCTCGACCGCGGCATGACGCATATCGACACGGCGGAGATGTATGGCGACGCCGAGCTCGTCATCGCCGACGCCATCACCGGCCGCCGCGACGAAGTGTTCCTGGTCTCGAAAGTGCTGCCCAGCAACGCCTCGCGAAAGGGGACCATCACCGCCTGCGAGCGCTCGCTGAAGCGGCTGAGGACGGATCGCCTCGACTGCTATCTGCTGCATTGGCCTGGCTCGCATCCGCTCGAAGAGACGGTGGCTGCATTCGAGGAACTCAAAGCCGCCGGCAAGATCGCGTCCTGGGGCGTCAGCAATTTCGACGTCGACGATCTCGACGATCTCGACGAGCTGCTCGACGTCGCAGGCCGGGGCAAGATCGCCTGCAATCAGGTGCTCTATCATCTGCAGGAGCGTGCCATCGAGCACGCGGTCATTCCATGGTGCGGCCAGCATGGCGTCGCCGTGGTCGCCTATTCGCCATTCGGCCATGACGACTTCCCGGAGCGCCGCAGCACGGGCGGCGAGGTGCTGCAGCGCATCGCCGAGCAGCATCACGCGACGCCGCACCAGATCGCGCTCGCCTTCCTGACCCGCGCCTCGTCGCTGCTCGCGATCCCCAAGGCGTCGCGGCCCGAACATGCCGAGGAGAATGCCGCGGCCGGCGAGATCGAGCTGACCGCCGCCGACATTGCAGCGATCGATCGTGCTTTCCCGCGCGGTCCGAAGCCGCGCGGTCTGCCGATGCTGTAG
- a CDS encoding TAXI family TRAP transporter solute-binding subunit, producing MPPTVVSPDSPLPRRRRRFPKLLALASVLSCLTVLLAVGTWLWQPQTLRIAVGPAGSDDDVLVRALADAFDTRDSALRLVPVATDGPLQSITMLANGQAELAVARGDLQLPPTARSMAILRRNLLVLWAAPRGPKPKSEARIKGMADLAGRRLGVVGVSQVNVALLRVVLGESGVNPDKVTVVQFGANQVSEMTADATLDAFAMVGAVNDKTIADAIAATARRRGEPRFLAVDVSEAIAERHPLYESEEIPTGAFATTPQRPDDKIETVGINQLIIATAAMSEETAGAFARLLFTAKAQLAKTVPGAARIQKPDTDKDAALPAHPGAAAYIDNNERSFLDKYSDYLWGAVLILSGLGSAAAWLRHFLKRGERQDNTDHRDRLLAAIASARQAQTLTELDQMQTEADAILRETLACHDDGAIEDGDLTAFNLVLIQFHEAVANRRAALAAEGQRGLAPVRSA from the coding sequence ATGCCGCCGACCGTCGTTTCGCCAGACAGTCCCCTGCCGCGCCGACGGCGGCGTTTTCCCAAGCTGCTCGCGCTGGCGAGCGTGCTGTCGTGTCTGACCGTGCTGCTCGCCGTCGGCACTTGGCTGTGGCAGCCGCAGACCCTGCGGATCGCGGTCGGGCCTGCGGGCAGCGACGACGATGTTCTGGTGCGGGCGCTGGCGGACGCCTTCGACACCAGGGACAGCGCCCTCCGCCTGGTGCCGGTCGCAACCGACGGACCGCTGCAGAGCATCACGATGCTCGCGAACGGACAGGCGGAGCTCGCCGTCGCGCGCGGCGACCTGCAGCTGCCGCCGACGGCCCGCTCGATGGCCATCCTCAGGCGCAATCTGCTGGTGCTGTGGGCGGCGCCGCGCGGGCCGAAACCGAAGTCCGAGGCGCGCATCAAGGGCATGGCCGATCTCGCCGGACGCCGGCTGGGCGTTGTCGGCGTCAGCCAGGTCAACGTTGCCCTGCTCCGGGTCGTGCTCGGCGAATCCGGAGTCAATCCGGACAAGGTGACGGTCGTGCAGTTCGGCGCCAACCAGGTCTCCGAGATGACGGCAGATGCCACGCTCGACGCCTTCGCCATGGTCGGCGCGGTCAACGACAAGACCATCGCGGATGCGATCGCCGCCACCGCGCGTCGCCGCGGCGAGCCGCGCTTCCTCGCCGTCGACGTCTCCGAGGCGATCGCCGAGCGCCATCCGCTCTATGAGTCCGAGGAAATTCCAACCGGCGCCTTCGCCACCACGCCGCAGCGGCCGGACGACAAGATCGAGACGGTTGGCATCAATCAGTTGATCATCGCCACCGCCGCGATGTCGGAGGAGACGGCCGGCGCCTTCGCGCGGCTGTTGTTCACCGCCAAGGCACAGCTCGCCAAGACCGTGCCGGGCGCGGCCAGGATCCAGAAGCCCGACACCGACAAGGACGCCGCGCTGCCCGCCCATCCCGGCGCCGCCGCCTATATCGACAACAACGAGCGCAGCTTCCTCGACAAATACAGCGACTATCTGTGGGGCGCGGTGCTGATCCTGTCCGGCCTCGGCTCGGCCGCAGCCTGGCTGCGGCATTTCCTCAAGCGCGGCGAACGGCAGGACAACACCGATCATCGCGACCGCCTGCTCGCCGCGATCGCGTCAGCGCGCCAGGCCCAGACCTTGACGGAGCTCGACCAGATGCAGACCGAGGCTGATGCCATCCTGCGCGAGACGCTCGCCTGCCACGACGACGGCGCGATCGAGGACGGCGATCTCACCGCCTTCAACCTCGTGCTGATCCAGTTTCACGAAGCCGTCGCCAACCGCCGCGCCGCGCTGGCCGCGGAGGGACAACGCGGGCTGGCGCCGGTGCGGAGCGCGTGA
- a CDS encoding 2Fe-2S iron-sulfur cluster-binding protein, producing MSNFRTVTVKGRQFRVRAGDVLLDGALANGVEIPFDCRAGTCGTCMVHVSKGQTVCGETHTQGMIYACQARVVSDLDVDVEDVPEIDTCKARLVGLREVAPDIMELMIAPEKSISYLPGQYFKFTFAGYPARAYSPTASFDGRIGGRVIHLNIKKVRGGRVTQALGSGIRPGHRLRIQGPYGHAFLRPGGAGRLVLAGSGTGFAPIWAIAAMALRENRSRPMVIIAGAKKLPQLYMTPILAQLARLPNVTVIPTVEEGPVNHPSIRTGRIEPAMPTLTSTDVVYACGSPRMVTALAGMVEKAGATFYADPFDSAPPEAPSGLIGRIKTLVARRPAEPEPSRESGKGHDASLDPFARALSLVPKDPIGDDLAPRRPEPRRSSAAERDHALSLVRELGDAAQLQDRPRRAAGQMASGHV from the coding sequence ATGTCGAACTTCAGGACCGTCACCGTCAAGGGCCGCCAGTTCCGCGTCCGCGCAGGCGACGTGCTGCTCGATGGCGCGCTGGCCAACGGCGTCGAGATTCCGTTCGACTGCCGCGCCGGCACCTGCGGCACCTGCATGGTTCACGTGTCCAAGGGCCAGACGGTGTGCGGCGAGACGCATACGCAGGGTATGATCTACGCCTGCCAGGCGCGCGTGGTGTCAGACCTCGATGTCGACGTGGAGGATGTGCCGGAGATCGATACCTGCAAGGCGCGGCTCGTCGGCCTGCGCGAGGTCGCGCCCGACATCATGGAGCTGATGATCGCGCCGGAGAAGAGCATCAGCTACCTGCCGGGCCAGTACTTCAAGTTCACCTTCGCCGGCTATCCGGCGCGCGCCTACAGCCCGACCGCGTCGTTCGATGGCCGCATCGGCGGCCGCGTCATCCATCTCAACATCAAGAAGGTGCGCGGCGGCCGCGTCACGCAGGCGCTCGGCAGCGGCATCCGGCCCGGGCACCGGCTGCGCATCCAGGGGCCGTATGGCCATGCGTTCCTGCGGCCGGGCGGCGCCGGCCGCCTCGTGCTCGCCGGCAGCGGCACCGGCTTCGCACCGATCTGGGCGATCGCGGCGATGGCGCTGCGCGAGAACCGCAGCCGCCCGATGGTGATCATCGCCGGCGCAAAGAAGCTGCCGCAGCTCTACATGACGCCGATCCTGGCGCAGCTGGCGCGGCTGCCGAACGTCACGGTGATCCCGACCGTGGAGGAAGGCCCGGTCAATCATCCCTCGATCCGCACCGGACGGATCGAGCCGGCGATGCCGACGCTGACATCCACCGACGTCGTCTATGCCTGCGGCTCGCCGCGCATGGTCACCGCGCTCGCCGGCATGGTGGAGAAGGCCGGCGCGACGTTCTATGCCGATCCGTTCGACTCGGCACCGCCCGAGGCGCCGTCGGGCCTGATCGGCCGCATCAAGACCCTGGTGGCGCGGCGGCCGGCCGAGCCGGAGCCGAGCCGTGAGAGCGGCAAGGGCCACGACGCATCGCTTGATCCGTTCGCGCGGGCGCTGTCACTGGTGCCGAAGGATCCGATCGGGGACGATCTGGCGCCGCGCCGCCCCGAGCCGCGCCGCAGCTCGGCCGCCGAGCGCGACCATGCGCTCTCGCTGGTCCGCGAGCTCGGCGATGCCGCCCAATTGCAGGACCGCCCCCGCCGCGCCGCCGGGCAGATGGCGTCGGGGCATGTGTGA
- a CDS encoding Lrp/AsnC family transcriptional regulator has product MPELDVIDRKILGHLQADGRITMQELADKVGLSVSPCHRRVKLLEERGVITRYIATVNQKALGLHVSVFISIKLARQKEEDLKRFEKAISAWPEVLECYLMTGNRDYMLRVVAADLSSYEAFLKTKLTRLDGIASIESSFALSQVKYSIALPV; this is encoded by the coding sequence ATGCCCGAACTCGACGTCATCGACCGCAAGATCCTCGGCCACCTCCAGGCCGACGGCCGCATCACCATGCAGGAGCTCGCCGACAAGGTCGGCCTCTCCGTCTCGCCCTGCCACCGCCGGGTGAAGCTCCTGGAGGAGCGCGGCGTCATCACCCGCTACATCGCCACCGTCAACCAGAAGGCGCTCGGGCTGCACGTCTCGGTGTTCATCTCCATCAAGCTGGCCCGGCAGAAGGAGGAGGACCTGAAGCGCTTCGAGAAGGCGATCTCGGCCTGGCCCGAGGTGCTGGAGTGCTATCTGATGACGGGCAATCGCGACTACATGCTGCGCGTGGTCGCGGCGGACCTGTCGTCGTATGAGGCATTCCTGAAGACCAAGCTGACGCGGCTCGACGGCATCGCCTCGATCGAGTCGAGTTTTGCCCTGAGCCAGGTCAAGTACTCGATCGCACTTCCGGTGTGA
- a CDS encoding ferredoxin produces MAVNVAPARYQPAAQPGSRSTGRAERRFWLTMQTVMLVVGVLLVNLLLFFPPLGIALMWNLLIPIAPALVTISPGLWRNICPMATFHLLPNKMGISQNIRMPEWGAATLAVISVTLLFVVVPMRRIGLNVDGPLTALMLLSAAFMAFAMGSIFEMRSGWCTSLCPIHPVERLYGTNPALTFKNARCNICEACSNPCPDSTPELTPTQGVPTKVQQFLGNFLIGSFPGFVWGWFQVPDYPPQQVDQAAVITAYAWPFIAAIVSYAIFKIGEHVLRYKPASRTQMHRIFAAAAISTYYWYRLPGPASLLPDWFPLVSHCVTTPFFFWFLVLRNPKVSWLKRPVMASNYWSSRFESTANKNLIRVSPGKA; encoded by the coding sequence GTGGCGGTCAACGTCGCTCCTGCCCGCTATCAGCCGGCGGCGCAGCCGGGCAGCCGCAGCACCGGTCGGGCCGAACGGCGGTTCTGGCTGACGATGCAGACCGTCATGCTGGTCGTCGGCGTTCTACTGGTGAACCTCCTGCTGTTCTTTCCGCCGCTCGGCATAGCCTTGATGTGGAATCTGCTGATCCCGATCGCGCCGGCGCTGGTGACGATCTCGCCTGGCCTGTGGCGTAACATCTGCCCGATGGCGACCTTTCATCTCTTGCCGAACAAGATGGGAATCTCGCAGAACATCCGCATGCCCGAATGGGGCGCGGCGACCTTGGCGGTGATCAGCGTGACCCTGCTGTTCGTCGTGGTGCCGATGCGGCGCATCGGACTGAATGTCGACGGCCCGCTGACGGCGCTGATGCTGCTGTCGGCCGCGTTCATGGCGTTCGCGATGGGCTCGATCTTCGAGATGCGCTCGGGCTGGTGCACCTCGCTTTGCCCGATCCACCCCGTGGAGCGGCTCTACGGCACCAACCCAGCCCTGACCTTCAAGAACGCCCGCTGCAACATTTGCGAAGCCTGCAGCAACCCCTGCCCCGACTCGACGCCGGAGCTGACGCCGACCCAGGGCGTGCCCACGAAGGTCCAGCAGTTCCTCGGCAACTTCCTGATTGGCAGCTTCCCGGGCTTTGTCTGGGGCTGGTTTCAGGTGCCGGACTATCCGCCGCAACAGGTCGATCAAGCCGCCGTCATCACCGCCTATGCCTGGCCGTTCATCGCCGCCATCGTCAGCTACGCCATCTTCAAGATCGGCGAACATGTGCTGCGCTACAAGCCGGCCAGCCGCACCCAGATGCATCGCATCTTCGCAGCGGCCGCGATCAGCACCTACTACTGGTACCGCCTGCCCGGCCCGGCCTCGCTGCTGCCGGACTGGTTTCCGCTGGTCTCGCACTGCGTCACGACGCCGTTCTTCTTCTGGTTCCTGGTGCTGCGCAATCCGAAGGTGAGCTGGCTGAAGCGGCCGGTGATGGCCTCGAACTACTGGTCGAGCCGGTTCGAGAGCACGGCCAACAAGAACCTGATCCGCGTCTCGCCCGGCAAGGCGTGA
- a CDS encoding fumarylacetoacetate hydrolase family protein produces MINLTPETVLPDDGASGTLVGRVWRPDLDGPAVVAVRDDGVFDVTSAFPTVTALCEHDDPAAALNAMKGERIGDLAAILANTPPDRRNPAQPWLLAPVDLQVLKAAGVTFAISMLERVIEERARGNPASAEAIRKEVVRLVGDDFSKLKPGSDQAMHLKQVLIEQNAWSQYLEVGIGPDAEVFTKAPTLSSVGTGMDAGLHPKSTWNNPEPEVVLVVSSRGTIVGATLGNDVNLRDFEGRSALLLSKAKDNNASCAIGPLLRLFDKTFTLDDVRKMDVALNVAGSDGFVLDGHSSISKISRDPTDLVAQTIGAVHQYPDGFALFLGTMFAPVKDRDAPGQGFTHKRDDIVTISAPQLGRLVNRMRNSDECEPWTFGVGALMRSLARRKLS; encoded by the coding sequence ATGATCAATCTCACGCCCGAGACGGTTCTGCCCGATGATGGTGCCAGCGGCACACTGGTCGGCCGAGTCTGGCGGCCCGATCTGGACGGACCTGCGGTGGTCGCGGTGCGTGACGACGGCGTGTTCGACGTCACCTCGGCCTTCCCGACCGTCACAGCGTTGTGCGAGCACGACGATCCCGCTGCGGCGCTGAACGCGATGAAGGGTGAACGCATCGGCGACCTCGCCGCCATTCTCGCCAACACGCCGCCAGACCGCCGCAATCCCGCCCAGCCATGGCTGCTGGCCCCGGTCGATCTGCAGGTCTTAAAGGCCGCTGGCGTCACCTTTGCGATCTCGATGCTCGAGCGCGTCATCGAGGAGCGCGCGCGCGGCAATCCGGCGTCCGCCGAGGCGATCCGCAAAGAGGTGGTGCGCCTGGTCGGCGACGATTTCTCCAAGCTCAAGCCCGGCTCGGACCAGGCGATGCACTTGAAGCAGGTGCTGATCGAGCAGAACGCCTGGAGCCAGTATCTCGAGGTCGGCATCGGCCCCGACGCCGAGGTCTTCACCAAGGCGCCGACCTTGTCCTCGGTCGGCACCGGCATGGATGCCGGCCTGCATCCGAAATCGACCTGGAACAATCCGGAGCCGGAGGTCGTGCTGGTGGTGTCGAGCCGCGGTACGATCGTCGGCGCGACGCTCGGCAACGACGTCAATCTGCGCGACTTCGAGGGCCGCTCGGCGCTCCTGCTCTCCAAGGCCAAGGACAACAACGCCTCCTGCGCCATCGGCCCCTTGCTCCGCCTGTTCGACAAGACCTTCACGCTCGACGATGTCCGCAAAATGGACGTGGCGCTCAACGTCGCCGGCAGCGATGGCTTCGTGCTCGACGGGCATTCGTCGATATCAAAGATCAGCCGCGACCCGACCGATCTCGTCGCCCAGACCATCGGCGCCGTGCATCAATATCCCGACGGCTTCGCGTTGTTCCTCGGCACCATGTTCGCCCCCGTCAAGGACCGCGACGCGCCGGGGCAGGGCTTCACCCACAAGCGCGACGACATCGTCACCATCTCCGCCCCGCAACTCGGCCGCCTCGTCAACCGCATGCGCAACAGCGACGAATGCGAGCCCTGGACCTTCGGCGTCGGCGCGCTGATGCGGAGCCTGGCGCGGCGCAAGCTGAGTTGA